In Papio anubis isolate 15944 chromosome 17, Panubis1.0, whole genome shotgun sequence, the following are encoded in one genomic region:
- the LOC101019390 gene encoding keratin-associated protein 4-4-like has translation MVSSCCGSVCSDQGCGLENCCRPSCCVSSCCRPQCCQSVCCQPTCCRPSCCQTTCCRTTCCRPSCCVSSCCRPQCCQSVCCQPTCCRPSCCVSSCCRPQCCQTTCCRTTCCRPSCCRPQCCQSVCCQPTCCRPSYSVSSCCRPQCCQTTCCRTTCCRPSCCVSSCCRPQCCQTTCCRTTCCRPSCCVTTCCHPSCCISSCCHPSCSISSSSSSSSCGFSCFRPSCCISSCCHPSCCQTTCCRTQCFQTNCCVSSCCRPNCCQTTCC, from the exons ATGGTCAGCTCCTGTTGTGGTTCTGTGTGCTCTGACCAGGGCTGTGGCCTAGAGAACTGCTGCCGCCCCAGCTGTTGTGTGTCCAGCTGCTGCAGGCCCCAGTGCTGCCAGTCTGTGTGCTGCCAGCCCACCTGCTGCCGCCCCAGCTGCTGTCAGACCACTTGCTGCAGGACCACCTGCTGCCGCCCCAGCTGCTGTGTGTCCAGCTGCTGCAGGCCCCAGTGCTGCCAGTCTGTGTGCTGCCAGCCCACCTGCTGCCGCCCCAGCTGCTGTGTTTCCAGCTGTTGCAGACCCCAGTGCTGCCAGACTACCTGCTGTAGGACCACCTGCTGCCGCCCCAGCTGCTGCAGGCCCCAGTGTTGCCAGTCTGTGTGCTGCCAGCCCACCTGCTGCCGCCCCAGCTACAGTGTATCCAGCTGCTGCAGACCCCAGTGCTGCCAGACCACCTGCTGTAGAACCACCTGCTGCCGCCCCAGCTGCTGTGTGTCCAGCTGCTGCAGGCCCCAGTGCTGCCAGACCACCTGCTGCAGGACCACCTGCTGCCGCCCCAGCTGCTGTGT GACCACCTGCTGCCACCCTAGCTGTTGCATTTCCAGCTGCTGCCATCCTTCCTGCAGTATCTCCAGCAGCAGTAGCTCCTCCTCCTGTGGTTTCAGCTGCTTCAGGCCCTCCTGCTGCATCTCCAGTTGCTGCCACCCCAGCTGCTGCCAGACCACCTGCTGCAGAACTCAGTGTTTTCAAACCAACTGCTGTGTGTCCAGTTGCTGCCGTCCCAACTGCTGCCAGACCACGTGCTGCTGA
- the LOC101006393 gene encoding LOW QUALITY PROTEIN: keratin-associated protein 4-3-like (The sequence of the model RefSeq protein was modified relative to this genomic sequence to represent the inferred CDS: deleted 2 bases in 1 codon), whose protein sequence is MNNSCCGSVCSDQSCGQDLCQESCCCPSCCQTTCCRTTCCRPSCCVSSCCRPQCCQSPAAADSCCQTTCCRTTCCRPSCCISSCCRPSCCRPSCCISSCCRPSCCISSCCRPSCCQTSCCRTTCCRPSCCISSCYRPQCCQSVCCLPTCCRPSCCISRCCRPNCYASSCCRPSCCQTTCCRTTCFRPICCGSSCC, encoded by the exons ATGAACAACTCTTGTTGTGGCTCTGTCTGCTCTGACCAGAGCTGTGGTCAAGATCTCTGCCAGGAGAGCTGCTGCTGCCCCAGCTGCTGCCAGACCACCTGCTGCAGGACCACCTGCTGCCGCCCCAGCTGCTGTGTGTCCAGCTGCTGCAGGCCCCAGTGCTGTCAGTCTCCAGCTGCTGCAGAC AGCTGCTGCCAGACCACCTGCTGCAGGACCACCTGCTGCCGCCCCAGCTGCTGTATCTCCAGCTGCTGCAGACCCAGCTGCTGCCGCCCCAGCTGCTGCATTTCCAGTTGCTGCAGGCCTTCCTGCTGTATCTCCAGCTGCTGCAGACCCAGTTGCTGCCAGACTTCCTGCTGCAGGACCACCTGCTGCCGCCCCAGCTGCTGTATTTCCAGCTGCTATAGGCCCCAGTGCTGTCAGTCTGTGTGCTGCCTGCCCACCTGCTGCCGGCCCTCTTGCTGTATTTCCAGATGCTGTAGACCCAACTGCTATGCGTCCAGCTGCTGCCGCCCTTCCTGCTGCCAGACCACCTGCTGTAGAACAACCTGCTTCCGCCCCATCTGCTGTGGCAGTTCTTGCTGCTGA